A window of Candidatus Rokuibacteriota bacterium genomic DNA:
GGCCCCTGCAGCGCGCCACGGCTCTGGACGATGCCGTCCACGATCGCGTGGTCTTTGGGAGGGACCTGGTCCTTGCTGGTGATGGACGGTAGCCTTGCCATCTGTGGTCTCCGCGTTGACTAGCTCACCATCGGGTAGGTGCGCTGACGCGCCGCTGGGTGTCCTCGAGTGTCGCGCCCCGCATCACTTCCTTGCGCACGGCCTCGACCATGTCGTGCACATCGCCGCGGAAGGTGCGAAGCCAGTCGCGGCCCGCCACCTCGCCGTGGCGCGTAAGTAACATAAAGCCCGTTCTCAGTCATGGCCCGCCGCGCCCGAGGGTCCTCCCTCGGGACCTGCCTTGTCACAGTCGATCCGGCGGGTGTCCGGGCCCGCTTCGTGCAGGATCAGGTCGGGCGCGGTCATCTCCTCTATTTCTTCAGCGCCTCACGCATGCGGGCCAGGGCGGTGCCGTACACATGGTCGGGCCGCAGGACCATCGCGACGCGCTTGTCGGCCTCCGTGATCCGGTCGTACTCGTCCCAGTCCGCGCTGCGCCGCCGCGTGGTGGCGCTGAAGATGTGTCGGCGGGCCCTGCGGAGTGTCTCGGGGTCGCTGTTGCCGGAGTGGGTGAGCTCCGCCTGGCCCTCGAACACCAAGAACCCCGACCACCAATCGGCGTGAGAGACCAGGACTGAGCAGCGAGGGTCGCGGAGCAGGTTCTTGAACTTCATCCGGTTCTCCGTGATGGAGATGCCCACCCCGCCCTCTCGGGGGTACACGGTGACAATGCTGAGCTGGGGCAGGCCGTTCCGCCTGAACGAGGTCAGCACGCCCTGCGGGTTGTCATGGAGGAACTGCTCGATTTGGGGAGCCAGCTCGGCTTCTCTCGGCATCGGTACGCTCCTTCATGACGGTGGCGCGACGTCGACCGGCTCGGGGCGCATTCTACCCCCGAACCTCGGGGCCAGCCGTATCGTTCCGTGGACGTTGACGGCTTGGTCGGCGGACACCACCCTGTGGAGTACACTCAGGGTTGGAGGTGACGGCCATGGCCGCCCGGGGTGCCCCAGCCCCTGAACGGGCGCCCATTCGGCCCCTCTACCCTTCTAGGAATTGTTCGCAACCGGACGGTTACGAACACCAAGGGAGTGCCTTGAACGGGATTCGTGCGCTGGTGGGACAAACTTTGGCTTTCAGCATTCAAGGGATCGCGGTCCGCTCAGAGGGGCGCCCTGAGCCTCCCTGATCGTTGCGGGGGTCGGATTTGAACCGGCGACCTTTGGGTTATGAGGTGAATTGCGCGCGCCAGAGCAACGCTCCTGCTGAGGGGTTCTTCCCTATGGGCCCGCAGAGGTCAGCGGGTGCCGCGAAGCGAGGCGGCGGCGGCCTCCACCGCCTTGACGATGCCCTGGTAGCCGGTGCAGCGGCAGAGCACCGCGGAGAGGCCCTGACGGATCTCGGCCTCGGTCGGTCGGGGATTGGTCTGGAGCAGATCGAGCGCCGTGAGCAGCATGCCGGGCGTGCAGAAGCCGCACTGAAGGCCGTGGTGCTCGTGAAAGGCCTCCTGGAGCGGATGAAGCCTGCCGTCCTTCATCAGCCCCTCGATCGTCAGCAGGTCTGCGCCGTTCGCCTGAACCGCCAGCATGAGGCACGAGCGGGCCGCCTCGCCGTTCACGAGCACCGTGCAGGCGCCGCAGACGCCGTGCTCGCAGCCGACATGAGTCCCGGTCAGCCCCAGGTCTTCCCGGAGAAAGTCGACCAGGAGTTTTCGCGTCTCGCAACGCCCCTCGCGCAGCTGGCCGTTGACCGTCAACCGGATCGGGACGAGATCGGACACTCAGCGGCTTCCCATTCGGGCGACCGCCCGGCGCAGGGCGCGGCCGGTCAGCACGCGGGTCAGGTTGCGGCGATAGGCGGCCGAGGCGTGAATGTCGGTGTCGGGCTCGACCAGCTCGGCCGCCCGGCGCGCCGCCGCCTCGATGGCGGCATCCGAGAACCCCTCGCGCTCGAGGATCTCCTCGGCCTGGCGCAGCCGGGTCGGCACGGGCCCGGCGCCCGCCG
This region includes:
- a CDS encoding TIGR03618 family F420-dependent PPOX class oxidoreductase → MPREAELAPQIEQFLHDNPQGVLTSFRRNGLPQLSIVTVYPREGGVGISITENRMKFKNLLRDPRCSVLVSHADWWSGFLVFEGQAELTHSGNSDPETLRRARRHIFSATTRRRSADWDEYDRITEADKRVAMVLRPDHVYGTALARMREALKK
- a CDS encoding (2Fe-2S)-binding protein, producing the protein MSDLVPIRLTVNGQLREGRCETRKLLVDFLREDLGLTGTHVGCEHGVCGACTVLVNGEAARSCLMLAVQANGADLLTIEGLMKDGRLHPLQEAFHEHHGLQCGFCTPGMLLTALDLLQTNPRPTEAEIRQGLSAVLCRCTGYQGIVKAVEAAAASLRGTR